TTATATACCTCTATCTCTTCTTTTATTTCCGCAACCCGGCCTGGGCTTCCGCGGTAAACTTCAGGATCAATATGCTCAATGAACATGTCCATCAATTGGCAAGAGAAATTTAACAGGCCTTCACGGTCATTTTTTTCGACCAAATCGTAAATATTTGACCCCATACTTACGTTAAATTTACTACTCCAAGTACTTTCTTCTTTTAATATATCCGCCTTGAATGCCCATGCCCTTTCTGAGTAGTAGTTTGCAAACGAGACTGCGCATAACGTTCCCGATACAAAAGAACAGAGAAATATTGCAACGTGAATTATGTATTTTCTCATGGTCTACTCATAACGCCCGCAACAGCCGGGAGCGTAGCGAGTCGGATGCTTGCGTTTGTTATGTTCATTTCCTACACATTAGTTTTTGCAAGTTTGGTAAAACTACAGCAACAAATCCGCTAGAAATAAAATACATCGCAGAAAGTTCATAGTTATATCTATTAATAGATTCTTGGTCTATCCACCAAATTTTCAAAAGTAGGACCAGCGCCATAAAAATAAGAGTCCCTGTCAGCCTATTTACAAAGACCAAATATTCCCTGCTTCCTGAAAACTTTCTTTTAGCCGCTAGAAAGACAACAACAATACTTTCTACAGCTAGCAGGAAATATATAAACAATAAGATCATCGACTCGAGCAAACCTCTAAAGTCGCTTGCATGTGAATAAGCCTGAGAACAATATCCCATTAGGATAAGCGCAAGATATTTTTTCATATCAGTAAACATAACGCCCGCAACAGCCGGGAGCGCAGCGAGTCGGATGCTTGCGTTTGTTATGAGTTTTCACACATACCATCAATAGCACCAACTTCAAGCACCTTTCCTGTTTGTGAAAAATATAATGCTACAACAACCTGATCGTCTCCTACCGCGCACGGAAAAATCGCATATAGCAGCTTGTCTTTGCTTGTAGCCATTACTCCGGAATGTACGTCGATACTGGAAAAGTATGACAATTTGTCAAGCTCAATCTCTGCAGATATCCCCCTATCCTTAATTGTAACTTTTGGATTAGCGTTACCTGGGACCAATAGCTCAACATTATTTAAACCACCAACCTCAAAGACTTTGAGCGATGAACTCACTGGAAACACCATAAAGTGATCTGCAAAACTTGGCACTGACATCATAACAAGAAGAGTACTAAGGACTAATTTTTTCATAGACTCATAACGCCCGCATTTGGGGCGGCGGAGCGACAGCGTAGCCGTCCCGCCGCGTTTTACAGCGGCGCCCAAGATGCGCTTGTTATGTTGCATTTAGTATAAGCTCGTATCTTTCTAAGTGGCGGCAATCCATGAGCTTGGAAGCGTTAATTAGGTGAAGCCAGAATGTACTTGATGGTGATGGGTTATCTTCGATTACACCATCTAGCTCTTCCATCGCTAAAAGTAACTCATTTGCTTTAATGTAACTCAAGAAATCGTCTTTTCTATATCCGCAATCTGATTCGACTGTAGTCTCAGGTAGTAACACAAAGGCCGCCATCAATTCAGCTTCTATCAGCGCCCATCTCTCAATCTGCTCCATAGATCACTTGCCAACATAACAGTGTGAATAACAGACCCGTCCATATATAGACAATGTGCTACATCTGGACAATCGGATGCCACATTTAGACAATTTCTATTAATTTTGTCTATATCTGCATTGTCTATATGTAGCATGTCTATATGTAGCATCGTTGTCTATATGTGCAGGCCTAATAGCCCTTCTTTCGGTAGGGGTAATGGGGATTTTGGGTGGGCGGTCTTCTGTCTTCTGCATAAAAATCCACGTCAGTGCAGGCGCCGTAGGCGCCTTCTACGATCAGGTGTGCCAGGTTCAGCGCATGTACCAGACCTCTGGGCAGATACCACAGCTTTTGTTGTGCACTCCATTTGGCGTTGTGGCGTTTGATGAGTTGGCGGGTGGTGTTGTCGTCGTAGCGTACGCGCAAGGCCACAGGGAAGTGAGCGTTTATTTCATCCTGGGTTGTCATGCCACGCGGTGGCTCGGGCGCATCGCGCGCATCAACGACGAGCTCAACGGTAATCAGCCGGCGGTGCTTGTCTTGGCGGTAGCGTACGGCGATGAGGTTTTCGCCGTACGCGGCCCGGTATTTTTGCGCGCCTGGTTGATGGGCGCCGATAGTGCGGATTACTTTCATGTCACATCCTTGTGAGGGTTTGGTCATTAACGTTACAGCGGTAGACCCACGCTTTGCAAATAGGTCAGCAGTGAGGGCGAGTCCACATCCACCACCACGTCCTCGGGTAATCGTAACCACTGCCATTCGGTGTCAAAGCTGATCGACTGACCCGGCGCAATAGTCTGATAGGCGCCCTGCGCTTCTAACTCCATGTACCCCCGTGGGCTTATGTAGAGCTGGGTTTCGGCTTCGGTCGGTGCCTGCTGGTCTGTGCGCAGGTCCTTATAGCGCTTGATAAACAGATCGCGCCCATCTACCCAGGCAATCCAGCCGCGGCCATTGGCATTGAGTTTGCCTTCACTCAGTTCGCTGTGGCGCAAATCCACCCAGGTCACATCGCCAAATGTGGTGTAGGGAAAACTGCCGAACGTAAACCACAAGGGATCGGCTTCATGCGCAAACAACACCAAGCCACGAATCGGAACCCGCGTCACTTCCCAGGCGGCGGCTGGCGCGGCGGCTCCCGCCGGCCGCGTCAGCTGATACTGCCAGGCAATGCGATCGCCGCCGAGTAACCGAAAGGTTTTGTCGATGCGCAATCCGGTTTTCTGCTCGTCTACCGGCCCTTGTAGAGAACGTGAGTTACCAGAGCCTGTTAATGTATAAGGTAGATTGTCGAAGGAATCGGGCGGCGGCCAGCCCCAACTGGTTTGGGGACTGATCCAGAGCGTGGAGCCCCAATTAGCCGGGTCGCGTTCGGATTTCAGTGACAGTCGTTCCTGATCGCGATAGACCATAGAAGACAGCCGGCCACCGTGAGCCGGACTGACGGTCAGCACAAGCTGTCCGTCGGCCAGCTGATGACTTACCTGTTCCGGTGGCGGCGACACCAGTTTGGGTTCACAGGCACACAGTGCAAGCGCGAGACCCGACATGTAAAGTTGAAAACGCATAGTGCTTCCTTGTTGGTTTTGGTGAATGCGTTTTCTCTCGTCTACTACAGCGTTTTTTGTTTGACGCCTTTTATTGTTGACCGAATTTTTTATCCGCCTTGGGTGCAGGCAGCTCCGGCAAGTTATGGGTAATCATGGTCAAGCCCCGTTGATAATAGTCGGTGCTTAACTGGTGCTCGCCCAGGGCCGCGGTCAAGCGGGCCAGTTCGGCGTAGGTTTCGGGCTGCGGCATTATATTTGCGCTGGCCTCAAAATATTCGCGCGCCTTGCCCCACAATTGGTTGCGCAGTGCGATGCGGCCTAAGGCCAGCAGGAGTGTGGCATTGCGCGGCCGTTCTTTTAGCCAGCTTTCTGCGGTGATCAATTGACGGGCCACATCGTCACCTGCCAGTCGGCCATAACTGTCCAACAGGCTATCGTCCCATTCTTTATTGAGCGCCTTGCGCAAAATGGATTCCGCTTTGGCCTGAGCGTTATGCCTGACCAATAATTCCACGTACACCAGAATCAACGCGGGCAATTTTTGTGCGCGTTTGTCGAGCTTGGCCCACACCTCGGTCAACAGCTCAACGGGATTGCCGGCGCTGGCATCTGCCGCCGTGCGCAATTTATGCGACCAACAACGCAGCTCTATGTCTTGTAGTTGGGCATCGCTCATAGGTTTATACTTTTTCAGCGTGGGCAGCAGCGCTTCCAGATCGGCCCAGTCTTCCAATGCCATGTAGCATTGGCGCAACATATCCAGCACCACCGGATGATGCGGTGTTTCTTCATGCACGCGCTCCAGCGCGGCAATGCACTGCTCATAACGCTGATCCATCAACTCCATGCGCGCCTGCGCCAGCGCGGTTGCCAGCTTGTGCTGGCCGCCCACGGATTCGGCTTTGGCGAGCAATTGCTGCGCTTCGTCGCGATCACCCAGCTCATAGGCGGATCGCGCCGCCGCTAAATAGTTGATCACCGGTACCATACTGCGGTTGGCGGTTTTCAGCAGTTGTTTGCGCGCCTGCTTCCAGTTGCCTTCCATGAAATCCACCAAACCCGCTGCCAGTTGCTTGCGATGCTGTTCGTCACTGCCTTGCACAACATAGCGGGTGGCGCCCATCACGCCGCCTAAAATACCAAACAGAATTTTCAGGCTGTACCAGGTGATCAGTGTGGTGAGTACCAAAAAAATCACCGCAAACCAGACACTGGTTTCCAGGCTGTAACCGTAAATAGACACCAGGATATAGCCGCTGTCGCGCGCCAGTTCACCAATCAGCAATCCGCCGGCTAACAGTGCGGCGGCCATCAGCAGGAGTAGGCGCTTCACTGCGCGGCCTCCTGCTCAAAGCGCAATTGGGCGCGGAAGGTTTCCAGCGCCTGGTTGCTGCCGGAAATATCGGGCAGGGTCTGGCTTACGTTCAGCGCTTGCAATTGGGTGAGCGCATCAGCCAACTGATCGCGCTCTGGACTCACCGGAAAATAGCTGCGCATCCACTCGACCGCACGGCCGATACTGGCCTGATAGAGCCTGCTGTCGTTACGCAGCAGTGCCCATTGCGCGGTTTGCAATTGGTTTTTGATATTGGCGCGCAGGTTTGCTTCATGCTCCGGAGGCATTAACGGTTCTACCGGTTTGTCGTACCGGCGCACGCGCACAAACGCCGTGAGCTCTTCGGCAAAACGCCGCCAGGCAAAGGTAATTTCTTCCCACAGATTGTCGGCTTCGCGCTGCCATTTTTTTACGTTGGGCTCGCCTTCAAACTGGCGCGGTGCCGCCGCTAACGCAAGGCCATCCATCCGGCCCATCAGCGCATCCATTTGATAATAGATGCCGCTGTAATCCACATCGGTGACCGCGTTGAGCGCTTGCATGTCGGCGGCGATTTGTTTGCGCACGGCCAACAGGCCGGCGGGGTTACCCAATTCCGTGGCGGCCTGAGCCAGCAAGCCATCGGCCAGCACCATCAGGCGCTCGGCGCTCTCGGTCGATTTTTCCAGATGCAGCCGTTGATTGGCCTGGCGCATGAGAAAACGCGCTTCATCAATCAGGAACCGGGCCCGGCTGCTGCTGGACAATTGCGCCAGGCGGCGCGATTGTTCCGCCAGTTGGGTATTCACGCGCTCGTTGAAATCGCGCCAGGCCTGGTCGCGTTCTGCGCTCACCTGTTTGAAATCCAACAGCGCTGATTCCAATTGGCGCGTCACATCCTGACGGGCGTTCTGCAAGCTGGCAATGTCGGTCGCCTGCTTTTCAACCACCGCAGCGAGTGTCTGGTGGTGCTGACCGGTTTGTTGATGCAGCCAATATCCACCTCCGGCCGCTGCGGCTGTCACCAGCACCAGCGCAATCCAGATGGGCGCGGGGTTAAAGCGCTGCACTGCATCCGATGCCGGATTCTTCACGACAGGCGCTTCGGGCGCGGGCGTCGGGTTATGGGTCAATTCCTTGTTATCCGGATCGTCTGTGGTTTGCACCAACGTGAGTGTCCTCTGAAGATTAGTCGTGATGAGATGCCGAGCATCCGTGTCATTATCGCCCGAGAGACTGCAGCGCCTCGGCCATGGCGTTATCGGATGCGTTCACCGCTACCGTAATATGCCTGAATCCCCGGGTCTCGGCCAGCGCCGCCACCCGCTCACCGGGCACCACCAATGGCCAGGTCAGGCAGGCCTCGAGCGCCTGCTGGTTCGCCAGTGTCTGGCACAGGTTGTCCAACGACTCACCGCTGTGCACCGTCAGCACGGCATCGCCCGCCGCCAATGCGCCTGCCACCGAACTGGCAGCCTGGTCCGGCAGCACCCGTCGGTACAAGGCCAGCTGATCCACCCGGGCACCGCGCGCGCTGAGCGTGTCGGCCAGGTGCGTGCGGCCGCCCTCACCCCGGAACAATAGCACCGCCTGATCGGTCAGATCGGCCAGTTCGGGCAATGCCAGCAAGGCTTCACTGTTCATGGCGGAGTCGATGGCAGGCCGGCCCACCACCGGCAGGCCGGCCTGCTCCAGCGCCCGGCCCGTGGCCGCACCAATGGCCAGATAGCGGGTATGCAGCGGCAGTTGCGGCCAGTAGTCACTGAGCCATGCCACACCTTCGCGCACGGCGTTCTGGCTCACAAACACGGCCCAGTGGTAGCGATCGAAATCGAGGATGCGGGTGCGAATCGCCTGGCGTTCAGCTTCGCCGGTAACCGGTTCGATGGCCAGCACGGGTACATCCAACACCTCAAACCCGAGCGCGGCAAAGGCGGCGCGGGATTCGGCCGCCTGGGCGGCAGGTCGGGTCAACCACAGCCGGCGGCTCATGCCTGACCGTACACCTCGGCCAGAATGGCATCGGCGCCGGCGGCCAGCAGCCGCTCAGCCAGGGTCACCCCCAGCGTTTCGGCCTGCGCCACCGGGCCACGGATTTCGTCGCGCAGAATGCGCTTGCCATCGGTACTGGCCACCAGGCCACGCAAAAACAACTGGCCCTCCTGATGGATCGCAAAGCACCCGATGGGTACCTGACACCCGCCCTCCAGGCGCCGGTTCATGGCGCGCTCGGCGGTCACCTGCTGGGCAGACAGTTCGTGGTGCAGTGGCGCAATCAGCGCTTTGATGGCGTCGTCATCGGTGCGGCATTCAATGCCCACGGCACCCT
This region of Simiduia agarivorans SA1 = DSM 21679 genomic DNA includes:
- a CDS encoding prevent-host-death protein, which translates into the protein MKVIRTIGAHQPGAQKYRAAYGENLIAVRYRQDKHRRLITVELVVDARDAPEPPRGMTTQDEINAHFPVALRVRYDDNTTRQLIKRHNAKWSAQQKLWYLPRGLVHALNLAHLIVEGAYGACTDVDFYAEDRRPPTQNPHYPYRKKGY
- a CDS encoding heme biosynthesis HemY N-terminal domain-containing protein; protein product: MKRLLLLMAAALLAGGLLIGELARDSGYILVSIYGYSLETSVWFAVIFLVLTTLITWYSLKILFGILGGVMGATRYVVQGSDEQHRKQLAAGLVDFMEGNWKQARKQLLKTANRSMVPVINYLAAARSAYELGDRDEAQQLLAKAESVGGQHKLATALAQARMELMDQRYEQCIAALERVHEETPHHPVVLDMLRQCYMALEDWADLEALLPTLKKYKPMSDAQLQDIELRCWSHKLRTAADASAGNPVELLTEVWAKLDKRAQKLPALILVYVELLVRHNAQAKAESILRKALNKEWDDSLLDSYGRLAGDDVARQLITAESWLKERPRNATLLLALGRIALRNQLWGKAREYFEASANIMPQPETYAELARLTAALGEHQLSTDYYQRGLTMITHNLPELPAPKADKKFGQQ
- a CDS encoding uroporphyrinogen-III C-methyltransferase, with product MQTTDDPDNKELTHNPTPAPEAPVVKNPASDAVQRFNPAPIWIALVLVTAAAAGGGYWLHQQTGQHHQTLAAVVEKQATDIASLQNARQDVTRQLESALLDFKQVSAERDQAWRDFNERVNTQLAEQSRRLAQLSSSSRARFLIDEARFLMRQANQRLHLEKSTESAERLMVLADGLLAQAATELGNPAGLLAVRKQIAADMQALNAVTDVDYSGIYYQMDALMGRMDGLALAAAPRQFEGEPNVKKWQREADNLWEEITFAWRRFAEELTAFVRVRRYDKPVEPLMPPEHEANLRANIKNQLQTAQWALLRNDSRLYQASIGRAVEWMRSYFPVSPERDQLADALTQLQALNVSQTLPDISGSNQALETFRAQLRFEQEAAQ
- a CDS encoding uroporphyrinogen-III synthase; protein product: MSRRLWLTRPAAQAAESRAAFAALGFEVLDVPVLAIEPVTGEAERQAIRTRILDFDRYHWAVFVSQNAVREGVAWLSDYWPQLPLHTRYLAIGAATGRALEQAGLPVVGRPAIDSAMNSEALLALPELADLTDQAVLLFRGEGGRTHLADTLSARGARVDQLALYRRVLPDQAASSVAGALAAGDAVLTVHSGESLDNLCQTLANQQALEACLTWPLVVPGERVAALAETRGFRHITVAVNASDNAMAEALQSLGR